The Syntrophorhabdaceae bacterium genome window below encodes:
- a CDS encoding 2-hydroxyacyl-CoA dehydratase, whose translation MSDYTQMWSDLGLDLKGHDALLSVLGSAYQDIFLSQKNRPEGMKYFDFVMSEVHGLRIKELMDAKAQGRIVVGSYCVFVPEELILAVDGVSVGLCAGAEFNFEGAEEVIPRNLCPLIKSAFGFKRGLVCPYLEASDIVVGENTCDGK comes from the coding sequence ATGTCAGATTACACACAAATGTGGTCCGATCTGGGCCTTGATCTCAAGGGCCATGATGCGCTTCTTTCCGTCCTCGGCAGTGCATACCAGGACATCTTCCTTTCCCAGAAGAACCGTCCCGAAGGGATGAAGTATTTCGACTTCGTCATGAGCGAGGTGCACGGCCTCAGGATCAAGGAACTCATGGACGCAAAAGCGCAGGGCCGCATCGTGGTGGGTTCCTATTGCGTCTTCGTGCCCGAGGAGCTCATCCTGGCGGTGGACGGGGTATCCGTCGGTCTCTGCGCGGGTGCGGAGTTCAACTTCGAGGGTGCCGAAGAGGTGATCCCCAGGAACCTCTGCCCACTGATCAAGTCAGCCTTCGGGTTCAAACGCGGACTTGTGTGCCCCTACCTCGAGGCGAGCGATATTGTCGTCGGCGAGAACACCTGCGACGGCAAGAA
- a CDS encoding flavocytochrome c translates to MKDDENGRSGSDVGSGLSRRKFLAGTGMAVAGALATGALMPGRVEAVPPPKKWGKTTDVLIVGTGYSGLAAAIEAHDAGSKVTIIEKARVIGGNSVIASGIYNCSEPDVQAKYGIKDSPELHYQQTLAAGDFRGDPEKVKYMTDHALEGRKWLEKQGVKFDVKPYTAVGALWARSFDPVGKGRGGSIIRALKAQVDKRNIPVMMNVKLKAIVRQKTLDGNVMGAVVTEKGKDIYIKAAKAVILATGGFGADVAMRSKYDPRLGPDVPTTNVPTATGEAIVIAENEGADVLGMDYIQMLIACNYYTKKYGSLTNLGVDHALFVNLEGKRFVAEDQRRDVMAEAVLKQTKKVLLWVADDKCSKRFKPNMIEEIIKDGLAFRGNTPEELAKVLNAKLGVPEKAFIESIAKYNESVKKGKDEEFGKKPANLKPVSVGPFYASPTQAGVHHTMGGIYTKGITCQVIDRESKVIPRLYAAGEVTGGVHGANRVGGNATVDCVVFGRNAGINAAKEKPWG, encoded by the coding sequence ATGAAAGACGATGAAAACGGGAGATCTGGCAGCGATGTAGGGTCCGGCCTTAGCAGACGGAAGTTTTTGGCAGGGACGGGCATGGCGGTGGCAGGAGCACTGGCGACCGGTGCGTTGATGCCGGGCAGGGTTGAGGCGGTACCGCCGCCTAAGAAATGGGGCAAGACCACAGACGTCCTTATCGTCGGCACCGGGTATTCCGGACTGGCCGCGGCCATTGAGGCGCATGACGCCGGATCCAAGGTCACGATCATCGAAAAAGCGCGCGTGATAGGAGGGAATTCGGTAATTGCGAGTGGGATCTATAATTGTTCGGAACCCGACGTGCAGGCAAAGTACGGGATCAAGGACTCCCCCGAACTGCACTATCAACAGACGCTGGCGGCCGGCGATTTCAGGGGCGACCCCGAGAAGGTGAAATACATGACGGACCATGCCCTGGAAGGACGCAAGTGGCTCGAAAAACAGGGGGTCAAATTCGACGTAAAACCCTATACGGCTGTCGGCGCCCTCTGGGCCAGGAGCTTCGACCCCGTGGGCAAGGGCAGGGGCGGCTCGATCATACGGGCACTCAAAGCCCAGGTCGACAAAAGAAACATCCCTGTCATGATGAATGTAAAACTGAAGGCCATCGTCAGGCAGAAAACCCTTGACGGCAATGTCATGGGTGCGGTGGTCACCGAAAAAGGCAAAGATATATACATCAAGGCGGCAAAGGCCGTTATCCTGGCAACCGGTGGTTTCGGCGCCGACGTCGCTATGCGCTCCAAGTACGACCCCCGTCTCGGTCCCGATGTTCCGACCACGAACGTGCCCACCGCCACGGGAGAGGCCATTGTCATCGCCGAGAACGAAGGCGCCGACGTCCTCGGGATGGATTATATTCAAATGCTCATAGCCTGTAACTATTACACGAAGAAATACGGGTCTCTGACAAATCTCGGCGTCGATCATGCCCTTTTCGTCAACCTCGAAGGAAAAAGGTTCGTCGCCGAGGACCAGCGCCGCGATGTTATGGCCGAAGCCGTCCTGAAGCAGACAAAAAAGGTGCTGCTCTGGGTCGCCGACGATAAGTGCTCCAAGAGGTTCAAACCGAACATGATCGAGGAGATCATCAAGGACGGTCTCGCTTTCCGGGGAAACACGCCGGAAGAACTCGCGAAGGTCCTCAATGCAAAGCTTGGGGTCCCTGAAAAGGCCTTCATCGAATCCATCGCCAAATACAATGAAAGCGTAAAGAAGGGCAAAGACGAGGAGTTCGGCAAGAAACCTGCGAACCTTAAGCCCGTCAGTGTCGGTCCCTTCTATGCGAGTCCGACACAGGCCGGCGTGCATCACACAATGGGCGGCATCTACACGAAAGGGATCACCTGTCAGGTCATAGACCGTGAAAGCAAGGTCATCCCGCGGCTGTATGCGGCAGGCGAGGTCACCGGCGGCGTCCATGGCGCGAACAGGGTCGGAGGAAATGCGACGGTGGACTGCGTCGTCTTCGGAAGAAATGCCGGTATCAACGCGGCGAAGGAAAAACCCTGGGGCTGA
- a CDS encoding DUF4214 domain-containing protein: protein MKKNYTVQMAIIIAAVILCGALDAEAVPNPGAISWRGSPTAFVTSLYVGVLGRQPESQAVVNGWAAQVNATPHSRYQVFWRFVNSPEYQGSRWAKQRREYTVYRKYYIKSDIYKYSVSKGPLGADYYPHAGPYTFGVAMALRGYFEAFFTRR, encoded by the coding sequence ATGAAGAAGAACTATACCGTGCAGATGGCAATCATCATTGCGGCCGTTATTCTCTGCGGCGCTCTCGATGCCGAGGCAGTTCCGAATCCGGGAGCCATCTCCTGGAGGGGTTCACCGACTGCGTTTGTAACTTCCCTTTATGTCGGAGTGCTTGGCAGGCAGCCCGAAAGCCAGGCGGTGGTGAACGGGTGGGCCGCACAGGTGAACGCCACCCCTCATTCACGCTACCAGGTATTCTGGAGGTTTGTCAATTCGCCCGAATACCAGGGGAGCCGGTGGGCGAAACAGCGGAGAGAATACACCGTCTATCGAAAATACTACATCAAGAGTGATATTTACAAATACAGTGTGAGCAAGGGTCCATTGGGCGCCGACTATTATCCTCACGCCGGGCCATACACTTTCGGGGTAGCGATGGCCCTCAGAGGCTATTTCGAAGCATTTTTCACGCGCAGGTGA
- a CDS encoding chloride channel protein: MKREFEEESIIFASIAKWFFLATLTGAVIGLASALFLKVLNFSIQTGERYHYYFLLLPAGLLVSVLIRKMTGDESRGLGAEIEAVHKKSGKIKPRAVLLKLVATVVTVATGGSAGKEGPCAEIGAGISSILSDVLRLNKYDRRKLVICGISAGLAAVFGTPISGAIYGIEVLAVGSILYDVLMPAFVAGITAYHVSSALGIQYFSYKITVVPVFGEAFLLKVVAAGLFFGLCSFLLIYSLRIGRSLVDRIKVGESLKAVMGGIVLVGLAFAVSPQYLGLGLKTTENVLSGADIIWYAFIMKMIFTSVTFSSGGCGGIVTPIFFIGAAAGSLFAKVLGLDPATFAALGALSVMAGATNTPIAASIMALELFGTAIAPYATIACAVSFLMTGHRSVYPYQLLGVQKSSMLKVDLGTEMENVHVEIDEEIDNIASRCLARLKHLRKMLVSRKKKR; encoded by the coding sequence ATGAAGAGGGAGTTTGAAGAAGAATCCATCATATTTGCCAGCATTGCCAAATGGTTCTTCCTTGCCACATTGACCGGGGCGGTCATCGGTCTTGCGTCGGCACTTTTTCTGAAAGTATTGAACTTTAGCATCCAAACCGGGGAAAGGTACCATTATTATTTTCTCTTGCTCCCCGCAGGTCTTCTTGTCAGCGTCCTTATCAGAAAAATGACAGGTGATGAATCGAGAGGCCTGGGCGCGGAGATCGAAGCGGTCCACAAGAAATCCGGCAAGATAAAGCCCCGTGCCGTCCTGCTGAAGCTTGTCGCCACTGTGGTGACGGTGGCGACGGGGGGTTCCGCGGGAAAAGAAGGGCCCTGCGCGGAAATAGGCGCCGGAATTTCGTCAATCCTCTCTGACGTCCTGAGGCTCAATAAGTATGATAGAAGGAAGCTCGTCATCTGCGGGATAAGCGCCGGGCTGGCGGCGGTTTTCGGCACCCCGATCTCAGGTGCCATCTACGGGATCGAAGTTCTCGCTGTCGGAAGCATCCTGTACGATGTGCTCATGCCTGCCTTTGTCGCCGGGATAACCGCCTATCATGTATCGTCCGCACTCGGGATCCAGTACTTCTCGTACAAGATCACCGTGGTGCCGGTTTTCGGTGAAGCATTCCTGCTCAAGGTAGTCGCGGCGGGCCTTTTTTTCGGTCTCTGCTCGTTCCTGCTGATCTACTCGCTGCGCATAGGGAGGAGTCTTGTTGACAGGATAAAGGTGGGCGAGTCCTTGAAAGCCGTAATGGGGGGTATTGTCCTTGTGGGCCTGGCATTTGCCGTATCTCCCCAATATCTTGGCCTTGGCCTGAAGACGACGGAAAATGTGCTGAGCGGCGCAGATATCATCTGGTACGCCTTCATAATGAAAATGATCTTTACAAGCGTCACGTTCAGCAGCGGCGGGTGCGGGGGTATCGTGACCCCGATATTCTTCATCGGCGCCGCGGCGGGATCGCTATTTGCAAAGGTCCTGGGGTTGGATCCGGCGACCTTCGCCGCCCTCGGCGCACTTTCGGTTATGGCGGGAGCGACAAATACCCCCATCGCGGCAAGCATTATGGCGCTGGAGCTCTTCGGAACAGCCATAGCGCCCTATGCGACAATTGCATGCGCAGTGAGTTTTTTGATGACAGGGCACCGAAGCGTATACCCCTATCAGTTGCTTGGCGTACAGAAATCGAGCATGCTGAAGGTGGATCTCGGAACTGAAATGGAGAACGTCCATGTCGAGATCGATGAAGAAATCGACAACATCGCCTCCCGTTGCCTGGCCCGCCTTAAGCATCTCCGGAAAATGCTGGTCTCGCGGAAGAAAAAGCGATGA
- a CDS encoding Crp/Fnr family transcriptional regulator, which produces MERKENAPDSPYLTDNLKDYPSELALLYENSTRRLYSAGEMVYIQSDASKPEFYLIESGRVKIALLSKDGSERTVIIQERNTLFGYAAAFDGHPHFQTATALEPSQLRVIPVETFLALNDKYPRLSAVLIAAFARVTRMLILQIENDSFMDARRRVAHMLCKLASEVGQRTPKGILIAKKVTQEDIGSLTGLSRVSVSLALNHFEEEDLLRKKRNMIEIFNVEKLQNVAGGTAKMGRPGGHFQEIK; this is translated from the coding sequence ATGGAACGCAAAGAAAACGCGCCTGATTCACCTTACCTGACCGACAATCTGAAGGATTATCCGTCTGAGTTGGCCTTGCTTTACGAAAACTCAACGAGGCGGTTGTACTCCGCAGGGGAGATGGTCTACATCCAGAGCGATGCGAGCAAACCCGAGTTCTATCTCATCGAAAGCGGCCGGGTCAAGATAGCGCTTCTGAGTAAAGACGGGTCCGAAAGGACCGTCATCATTCAGGAGAGAAACACGCTTTTCGGCTATGCCGCCGCCTTTGACGGTCATCCCCATTTCCAGACGGCCACCGCCCTGGAGCCGTCGCAATTGCGCGTGATCCCCGTCGAAACCTTTCTTGCGCTCAACGACAAGTATCCCAGGCTCTCCGCCGTCCTCATTGCCGCCTTCGCCAGGGTAACCAGGATGCTGATACTTCAGATCGAAAATGACTCTTTTATGGATGCCCGCCGCCGGGTCGCTCATATGCTCTGCAAACTGGCCTCGGAGGTGGGGCAGAGAACACCGAAAGGCATCCTCATCGCAAAAAAGGTAACTCAGGAAGATATTGGAAGCCTGACAGGTCTTTCAAGGGTTTCGGTCTCCCTCGCCCTCAACCACTTCGAAGAAGAGGACCTCCTCAGGAAAAAAAGGAATATGATCGAGATCTTCAATGTGGAAAAGCTGCAAAATGTCGCCGGCGGAACCGCAAAGATGGGGAGGCCCGGGGGACATTTCCAGGAAATTAAATGA
- a CDS encoding methyltransferase domain-containing protein, with protein MNMTPDEMYRRRKEFFNEHAEEWLDTWYTDRGTGICDKHARDFERLFSLLPLKPSDHVLDVGCGTGILVPLILERITSTGILYELDFAEKMLEVNRNLHEEKNIRFVLADAENPLLDDNSCDVVICFSCFPHFHEKEKALSALTRVLKPRGILVVSHFDSSEGINRHHGSCHAVMHDHLPDEKSMRDLLRGAGLSIHRFIDEPGFYFISSSG; from the coding sequence ATGAACATGACCCCCGATGAGATGTATCGCAGACGCAAGGAATTCTTTAACGAACATGCCGAAGAGTGGCTTGACACATGGTACACAGACCGGGGCACCGGTATCTGCGACAAGCATGCCAGAGACTTCGAGCGCCTCTTTTCGCTCCTGCCGCTGAAGCCCTCAGACCACGTACTGGACGTAGGGTGCGGAACCGGCATACTGGTCCCCCTCATTCTCGAACGCATTACATCGACAGGCATCCTCTACGAACTGGATTTTGCGGAAAAGATGCTGGAAGTCAACCGTAATCTCCACGAGGAGAAAAACATTCGATTTGTCCTTGCGGACGCGGAGAATCCTTTGCTCGATGACAATTCCTGCGACGTAGTCATCTGTTTTTCCTGCTTCCCCCATTTTCATGAAAAGGAAAAAGCGCTGTCCGCGCTTACACGGGTTTTGAAACCTCGGGGCATTCTTGTTGTGTCCCACTTCGACTCATCGGAGGGGATCAACAGGCACCACGGGTCCTGTCATGCCGTCATGCATGACCATCTGCCCGATGAAAAGTCGATGCGCGACCTTCTCCGGGGGGCCGGCCTCAGCATCCACCGTTTCATAGACGAGCCCGGCTTCTACTTTATCTCTTCCTCAGGATAG
- a CDS encoding metal ABC transporter permease: protein MIDGLIDALAYPPILRAAIACVLCGASCSVLSVFVVLMKMPLIGVAMSHAAFAGAVLGMLLDVNPLLSGFIMCLIAAGVLGPLSDRTDLAPENALGILFSFLMGIAFLGMGILTRTKAGALNLMWGSLLSLSRLDITVLTLVTLVLVLFVLLFFKEIRSVLFNRRLAAASGVPERMIYYALLFLTGAVVSSNLATVGGLLIFALLVQPGATALQLTYNMKHFFLISAASGIGACVSGLAVSYIFDLPSGASVVLTATVIFAAAYIFSPKRRMAKLKERNRTP, encoded by the coding sequence ATGATTGATGGCCTTATCGACGCACTCGCCTATCCGCCCATTCTGCGCGCCGCCATTGCCTGTGTGCTGTGCGGGGCAAGCTGCTCCGTTCTTTCCGTATTCGTCGTTCTCATGAAAATGCCGCTCATCGGCGTGGCCATGTCCCACGCCGCTTTCGCCGGTGCCGTGCTGGGCATGCTCCTTGACGTCAATCCCCTGTTGAGCGGGTTCATCATGTGCCTGATTGCGGCGGGAGTGCTCGGACCCCTATCGGACCGCACGGACCTTGCCCCCGAGAACGCGCTGGGCATTCTCTTTTCCTTTCTCATGGGAATTGCCTTTCTCGGTATGGGCATCCTCACCAGGACAAAGGCGGGCGCCCTCAACCTGATGTGGGGAAGCCTCCTGTCGCTGTCGCGCCTCGACATTACAGTGCTGACCCTCGTCACGCTGGTCCTCGTGCTTTTTGTACTGCTGTTCTTCAAGGAGATCCGTTCCGTCCTGTTCAACAGGCGCCTCGCGGCGGCGAGCGGCGTGCCGGAGAGGATGATCTATTACGCGCTCCTCTTCCTCACGGGGGCCGTGGTGTCGTCGAACCTTGCGACCGTGGGGGGCCTGCTCATCTTCGCCCTCCTCGTGCAGCCCGGAGCGACAGCCCTCCAACTCACATACAACATGAAACACTTCTTCCTTATTTCCGCGGCCTCCGGGATCGGTGCCTGTGTTTCCGGTCTCGCAGTGTCCTATATCTTCGATCTTCCCTCCGGCGCGTCGGTGGTCCTCACGGCTACGGTCATCTTTGCCGCCGCATACATCTTTTCACCAAAACGCCGCATGGCAAAACTCAAGGAAAGGAACCGCACCCCATGA
- a CDS encoding metal ABC transporter ATP-binding protein yields MNEQSIALDGVTVRKTRVLLLDNISLVVSQGELVGIIGPNGAGKTTLLNVLAGFEKFEGTISLFGRRETHRRSREARLRVGYVPQLFPIDPAFPILAGETVMTGAIGRTGLFRSPGRREKDEAMRLMEMMRVAHLAHRPLGQLSGGERQKVSLARAILQEPDVLLMDEPTANLDIAVQKEVLNLIDEIHKEGNLTILFVTHDFTMLPAAMDRAVLLDHGKKAFDGNIDTALSGETLSRLFQYPLEIFKRNGRRFVSYD; encoded by the coding sequence ATGAACGAGCAATCAATAGCCCTTGACGGGGTAACGGTCAGAAAAACGAGGGTGCTCCTTCTTGACAATATCAGCCTTGTCGTGTCGCAGGGCGAGCTTGTCGGGATCATCGGCCCCAACGGCGCCGGCAAGACCACGCTCCTCAATGTCCTGGCGGGATTCGAGAAGTTCGAGGGAACGATCAGCCTCTTTGGGCGCCGCGAAACCCACAGGCGCTCTCGCGAGGCGCGGCTTCGCGTCGGCTACGTTCCGCAATTGTTCCCCATCGACCCTGCCTTTCCCATCCTTGCGGGGGAGACAGTCATGACAGGTGCGATAGGACGGACGGGCCTCTTTCGCTCCCCCGGCAGGCGAGAGAAAGACGAGGCCATGCGGCTCATGGAGATGATGCGCGTGGCCCATCTCGCTCACAGGCCCCTCGGGCAGTTATCTGGCGGCGAGCGACAGAAGGTGTCGCTGGCGCGCGCCATCCTTCAGGAACCCGATGTCCTCCTCATGGATGAGCCAACGGCAAACCTGGACATCGCCGTCCAGAAGGAGGTCCTCAACCTTATAGACGAGATCCACAAGGAGGGAAACCTGACGATCCTCTTCGTCACCCACGATTTCACCATGCTTCCCGCCGCGATGGACCGCGCCGTCCTCCTCGATCACGGAAAAAAGGCGTTCGATGGAAACATCGACACCGCCCTGTCGGGCGAAACCCTGAGCAGGTTGTTCCAGTATCCGCTGGAGATCTTCAAACGCAACGGCAGGAGATTCGTTTCCTATGATTGA
- a CDS encoding zinc ABC transporter substrate-binding protein, with amino-acid sequence MFAERSSIVVKQHMRMRKTWLCLVAVMVLACLLAGCSDDPGRASVRSPRIIVTSDTILSDMVTSLLPAHRYSVAAILPAGQCPGHYDVKLKDIEKMKTAALNVSFTGLSFMDKAGLDDRVRLVVDAGNRNWMAPDSYIYGLGLLADRLSERFPEDKGEIARRKEDAIRRVRQETGTLLQEIKQAGIFGKPVIASSMQKEPLECMGFRVVGEYGRPEAMSAKDVVELARIGRDRRAIMIVDNLQSGPDAGRGIAETLKVSHVVLTNFPSEKGYLTTLGENVNILLAAVRK; translated from the coding sequence GTGTTTGCGGAACGATCATCGATCGTGGTGAAACAACATATGCGGATGAGGAAAACGTGGCTCTGCCTTGTTGCGGTAATGGTCCTGGCATGCCTTTTAGCCGGATGTTCCGACGATCCCGGGAGAGCCAGCGTCCGGAGCCCGCGTATCATCGTGACGTCGGACACCATCCTGTCGGACATGGTTACCTCCCTGCTGCCTGCCCACCGCTATTCCGTCGCGGCCATACTTCCCGCGGGGCAATGCCCCGGACATTACGACGTAAAACTGAAGGATATCGAGAAAATGAAAACAGCAGCCCTGAATGTCTCCTTCACGGGCCTGTCCTTCATGGACAAGGCGGGGCTGGATGACAGGGTGCGCCTCGTTGTCGATGCGGGAAACCGCAACTGGATGGCACCCGATTCATACATATACGGCCTGGGGCTGCTTGCCGACAGACTTTCAGAGCGTTTCCCCGAAGACAAAGGTGAAATAGCCCGCCGGAAGGAAGATGCCATCCGCCGGGTAAGACAGGAAACGGGCACGCTCCTTCAAGAGATCAAGCAGGCGGGAATCTTCGGAAAACCCGTTATCGCATCCTCCATGCAAAAAGAACCCCTGGAGTGTATGGGTTTCCGTGTTGTGGGAGAATATGGCAGGCCCGAAGCAATGTCCGCGAAGGACGTTGTCGAACTGGCACGGATCGGGAGGGACCGCAGGGCCATTATGATCGTGGACAATCTCCAATCCGGGCCGGATGCCGGCAGGGGGATCGCCGAAACGCTTAAGGTCTCCCATGTTGTCCTCACGAATTTCCCGTCCGAAAAAGGATATCTCACCACACTGGGCGAGAACGTTAACATCCTTCTCGCCGCTGTGCGAAAATAG
- a CDS encoding TonB-dependent receptor plug domain-containing protein — MMNNSGRIAISLALLILLAAAPAWAKDTGGDKEAGHIDEKKLVLDRITVTETRYDNPVTPVDTRYGTRYNVVTEEQIEQQNSYDFQSTLRDVPGVMSQGKNLMGSQTSHSLYIRGRGSSHPSSDIVVLFDGVPRFGGLFGQVLGDGIAVSTIGGMEIYKSPQPAQFGSGYAAVNVMPRYMKKEGQEAVLGFSGGSYGTFDESLSAGLRKGPLDIYASQSWAGTDGSRGNSASHQQNLYANAGYQITRNWNMRFLINQVNGKTEAPMPDSIPDAVNGVSYPGAERYKTDTLFATFTLGHEYDRASGYIKGYWNDTTFDLLQELSNGSPYGNGTGGLWSRQKVALYGARAKEKLHLWPGGEVLVGTDLDMTTLKNTQQTYSGLAPSGAGAAGVNGGKARRVWDFPDTRLLSPYIAASHTFGRPESFHITPSAGLRYYNHDEFKDKTAPQAGLVMGYANTDLNINYSRGVNYPSPIVLMNMVRTDAPVANAQQYWKNIKPEVVDHYELGLTHSWPKIATLGATVFRDEGKDRFLAYMGGPAIPTQFNDYVGHYEIEGLELTGTVTAATNLEFFAAATWLTAEAKGADGVETNHIPYTPGFQFQTGARWTFLSNFQIFADMQHLRNLYQGTFSRGGTFNTPRLTGKDKLNDITLVNTRLSYRFDYTSLRLKDSNIFFAVNNIFNKDYEYARGYPMPGTTFFAGFSLKFN, encoded by the coding sequence ATGATGAACAACAGCGGAAGAATTGCGATCAGTCTTGCTTTGCTCATTTTGCTGGCTGCCGCGCCCGCATGGGCCAAGGATACGGGGGGGGACAAGGAGGCGGGTCACATTGACGAAAAGAAGCTTGTTCTCGACAGGATCACAGTCACGGAGACCCGTTACGACAACCCGGTCACACCCGTCGATACCCGCTACGGCACCCGGTACAATGTGGTGACTGAAGAACAGATCGAGCAGCAGAACTCCTACGACTTTCAGTCGACCCTGCGTGATGTGCCGGGGGTTATGTCTCAGGGTAAAAACCTTATGGGCAGCCAGACCAGTCACAGTCTTTACATTCGCGGCCGGGGATCGAGCCACCCCAGTTCCGATATCGTTGTCCTTTTTGATGGGGTACCCCGCTTTGGCGGATTATTCGGCCAGGTGCTGGGCGATGGCATCGCCGTTTCCACGATCGGGGGGATGGAGATCTACAAGAGCCCGCAGCCGGCCCAGTTCGGCAGCGGTTATGCGGCAGTCAATGTTATGCCCAGGTATATGAAAAAGGAGGGGCAGGAGGCGGTGCTCGGCTTCAGCGGCGGGAGTTACGGTACATTTGACGAGAGCCTCTCCGCCGGTCTCAGGAAAGGACCATTGGACATCTACGCATCCCAGAGTTGGGCAGGCACGGACGGCAGCCGCGGCAATTCCGCTTCCCATCAACAGAACCTTTATGCCAATGCCGGTTACCAGATCACCAGGAACTGGAACATGCGATTTCTTATCAACCAGGTGAACGGCAAGACAGAGGCCCCCATGCCGGACAGCATACCTGATGCAGTCAACGGGGTAAGCTATCCGGGCGCAGAGCGTTACAAGACAGACACCTTGTTCGCCACGTTCACCCTCGGCCACGAATACGACCGTGCCAGCGGCTATATCAAGGGCTACTGGAACGACACCACCTTTGACCTGCTGCAGGAATTGAGTAACGGCAGCCCCTACGGCAACGGCACCGGCGGTCTCTGGTCGAGGCAGAAGGTCGCCCTCTACGGGGCCCGGGCAAAAGAGAAACTCCATCTGTGGCCCGGCGGCGAGGTTCTCGTCGGGACCGACCTTGATATGACAACACTCAAGAACACACAGCAGACATACAGCGGGCTGGCACCCAGCGGAGCGGGGGCGGCCGGTGTTAACGGCGGCAAGGCCAGACGGGTCTGGGATTTTCCCGACACAAGGCTCCTGTCTCCCTATATTGCCGCGAGCCATACATTCGGCCGACCGGAGAGCTTTCACATTACCCCTTCAGCGGGGCTGCGCTATTACAACCACGACGAATTCAAGGACAAGACGGCGCCCCAGGCCGGCCTGGTGATGGGATACGCCAATACCGACCTGAACATCAATTATTCCCGCGGCGTCAACTATCCCTCCCCGATCGTGCTGATGAACATGGTGCGCACCGACGCACCCGTCGCCAATGCACAGCAGTACTGGAAGAACATTAAGCCCGAAGTGGTGGACCACTACGAATTGGGCCTGACCCACTCGTGGCCGAAAATAGCCACGCTGGGTGCGACGGTCTTTCGTGACGAGGGAAAAGACCGGTTCCTGGCGTATATGGGCGGACCCGCCATCCCAACCCAATTCAATGATTATGTCGGCCATTACGAGATCGAGGGGCTGGAGTTGACCGGTACGGTGACCGCCGCAACAAACCTTGAATTCTTCGCCGCCGCCACCTGGTTGACAGCCGAGGCCAAGGGGGCCGATGGTGTGGAAACCAACCACATACCCTACACCCCCGGCTTCCAGTTCCAGACCGGGGCCAGGTGGACATTCCTGAGCAACTTCCAGATCTTCGCAGACATGCAGCACCTCAGAAATCTCTATCAGGGCACTTTCTCGCGGGGTGGCACCTTTAATACCCCTCGACTTACCGGCAAAGACAAACTCAACGACATCACCCTTGTCAATACGCGGTTGAGCTATCGTTTCGACTACACATCATTGAGGTTGAAGGACTCGAACATTTTCTTTGCCGTCAACAACATCTTCAACAAGGATTATGAATATGCCAGGGGCTATCCCATGCCGGGAACAACCTTTTTTGCGGGGTTCAGCCTGAAGTTCAATTAA